A region from the Mycolicibacterium phlei genome encodes:
- a CDS encoding acetyl-CoA acetyltransferase, with amino-acid sequence MVDPRTPVIVGVGQFTERIGDPDYRGMSAVELATEGVRAALADTGADPAAVAAAIQTVYALRQFEISGPMPATLGRSNNYPRSVMRRVGGDPARVVLEPVGGQGPQKLVTEAGNAIVAGEIDVAMIIGSEPGSTARYYADREDKPDFTEHVEGQLEDRGSQIEKYFSGYTVNHGLIGATVQYGLLDNARRARLGLSVADYRRQMAELFAPMSKVAAKNPYSSSPVERSVEEIITVTDDNRMICDPYPRLLVARDQVNQGAAVIITSVAAARELGVPEGNWVYLHGHADLTEQDLLARADLSVSPAAAHAAREALRVAGIGVDDVATFDLYSCFPFPVFVVCEELGLTADDPRGLTVTGGLPYFGGPGNSYSLHAIAETVTQLRDRPGQFGFVGANGGTMSKYSVGIYSTTPVEWRTDRSAQLDAEIAALPTVPVTEYPQGGTGVIETYTVRYDWPTRTGIIIGRLDADGSRFMAITTDDELLTLMTEGDPLGAAITLRTDGKVNQAALA; translated from the coding sequence ATGGTCGATCCCCGGACCCCGGTGATCGTGGGCGTCGGGCAGTTCACCGAGCGCATCGGCGATCCCGACTACCGCGGCATGTCCGCCGTCGAGCTGGCCACCGAGGGCGTGCGCGCCGCGCTGGCCGACACCGGTGCCGACCCGGCCGCCGTCGCCGCCGCGATCCAGACCGTCTACGCGCTGCGCCAGTTCGAGATCTCCGGGCCGATGCCCGCGACGCTGGGCAGGTCGAACAACTATCCGCGGTCGGTGATGCGCCGCGTCGGCGGCGACCCGGCACGCGTCGTCCTCGAACCCGTCGGCGGGCAGGGTCCGCAGAAACTGGTCACCGAGGCCGGCAACGCGATCGTCGCGGGCGAGATCGACGTCGCGATGATCATCGGCTCCGAACCGGGTTCGACGGCGCGCTACTACGCCGACCGGGAGGACAAACCCGACTTCACCGAACACGTCGAGGGTCAACTCGAGGACCGCGGCTCGCAGATCGAGAAGTACTTCAGCGGATACACCGTCAACCACGGCCTCATCGGCGCGACGGTGCAGTACGGCCTGCTCGACAACGCCCGCCGCGCCCGGCTCGGCCTCAGCGTCGCCGACTACCGCCGCCAGATGGCTGAGTTGTTCGCCCCGATGTCGAAAGTCGCTGCGAAGAACCCGTATTCGTCGTCACCGGTGGAGCGCTCCGTCGAGGAGATCATCACGGTCACCGACGACAACCGGATGATCTGCGACCCCTACCCGCGGCTGCTGGTGGCCCGCGACCAGGTCAACCAGGGCGCCGCCGTCATCATCACCTCCGTGGCCGCCGCCCGCGAACTCGGTGTGCCTGAAGGCAACTGGGTGTACCTGCACGGCCACGCCGACCTGACCGAGCAGGATCTGCTGGCGCGCGCCGACCTCAGTGTCAGCCCCGCGGCGGCCCATGCCGCGCGAGAAGCGTTGCGGGTGGCTGGAATCGGCGTCGACGACGTCGCCACCTTCGACCTCTACAGCTGCTTCCCGTTCCCGGTGTTCGTGGTGTGCGAGGAACTAGGCCTGACCGCCGACGATCCGCGCGGCCTCACCGTCACCGGCGGTCTGCCCTACTTCGGCGGTCCAGGCAACAGCTACTCGCTGCACGCGATCGCCGAGACCGTAACCCAATTACGGGACCGCCCAGGGCAATTCGGCTTCGTCGGGGCCAACGGTGGCACCATGAGCAAGTACTCGGTCGGCATCTACTCCACCACACCCGTCGAGTGGCGCACCGACCGCAGCGCACAACTCGACGCCGAGATCGCCGCGCTGCCCACCGTGCCCGTCACCGAATACCCGCAGGGGGGCACCGGCGTCATCGAGACCTACACGGTGCGCTACGACTGGCCGACGCGGACCGGCATCATCATCGGCAGGCTCGACGCCGACGGGTCGCGGTTCATGGCGATCACCACCGACGACGAGCTGCTCACGCTGATGACCGAGGGGGACCCGCTGGGCGCGGCGATCACCCTCCGTACCGACGGCAAGGTCAACCAGGCCGCGCTGGCGTGA
- the purN gene encoding phosphoribosylglycinamide formyltransferase, producing MQQPLRVPPKVPARVVVLASGTGSLLRSLLEATGGDYPATIVAVGVDRDCPAVEIAAAAGVPSYTVRLRDYPDRDAWDAALTEATAAYEPDLIVSAGFMKILGPHFLSRYLGRIINTHPALLPAFPGAHAVPDALAYGVKVTGCSVHLVDAGTDTGPLLAQEAVPVLDDDDEAALHERIKVVERRLLVDVLAAVATRGVTWSGRKATIG from the coding sequence GTGCAGCAACCTCTCCGTGTCCCGCCGAAGGTGCCGGCACGGGTCGTGGTGCTGGCCTCCGGCACGGGTTCGCTGCTGCGTTCGCTGCTGGAGGCCACCGGCGGCGACTACCCGGCGACCATCGTCGCCGTCGGGGTCGACCGGGACTGCCCGGCCGTCGAGATCGCGGCCGCCGCGGGTGTGCCGTCCTACACCGTGCGGCTGCGGGACTACCCGGACCGCGACGCCTGGGACGCCGCGCTGACCGAGGCCACCGCCGCCTACGAGCCGGACCTGATCGTCTCCGCCGGATTCATGAAGATCCTTGGCCCGCACTTCCTTTCCCGATACCTGGGCCGGATCATCAACACCCACCCGGCGCTGCTGCCCGCATTCCCGGGCGCCCACGCGGTGCCGGACGCCCTGGCCTACGGCGTGAAGGTGACCGGGTGCAGCGTGCACCTGGTGGACGCCGGAACCGACACCGGGCCGCTGCTGGCCCAGGAGGCGGTGCCGGTGCTCGACGATGACGACGAGGCCGCCCTGCACGAGCGGATCAAGGTCGTCGAGCGGCGACTGTTGGTCGACGTACTGGCCGCGGTGGCGACCCGCGGCGTGACCTGGAGCGGACGAAAGGCGACCATAGGATGA
- a CDS encoding cell division protein PerM, with product MDQRPVGARQARELLRVAFGPSLVALVVIAAVVLLQLLIVNSDMTGAAGAIASMWLGVHLVPVSIGGAELGVMPLLPTLAMVWGTARTTAAATSPQGSWFVIRWVMASAVGGPLLVAALSLAVIHDAASVLTQLQTPHALPAFGAVLAVHAVGAVIGVGSRVGPRVVAAARLPGWLPDAVRAAVAGVLALIGLSGVVTAGSMVLHWATMNDLYGITDSVFGQFSLTLLSMLYIPNVLVGAAAVAVGSSAHVGTAAFSAFTVFGGDIPAVPVLAAAPTPPLGPVWVALLIIGAASAVAVGQQCARRPLPVGPAMAKTVTAAALAAVTMAVLGHAGGGRLGNFGDVGVDQATFGPAVFLWFAGIGALTVAMAGGITRGPRKPKPVREPEPEPEPDTAPEPVVVAPEVAPEADPGPEPEPEPEPEPEPEPEPEPGAEPEAETLVTPEPDPLDDPEDHFMADDDRPPGTH from the coding sequence GTGGATCAACGGCCAGTCGGCGCACGCCAGGCGCGTGAGCTGCTCCGGGTGGCGTTCGGGCCGTCGCTGGTGGCGCTGGTCGTCATCGCGGCCGTCGTGCTGCTGCAGCTGCTGATCGTCAACAGCGACATGACCGGCGCCGCCGGTGCCATCGCCAGCATGTGGCTGGGCGTGCACCTGGTGCCGGTGTCGATCGGCGGTGCCGAACTCGGGGTGATGCCGCTGCTGCCGACGCTGGCGATGGTGTGGGGCACCGCGCGCACGACTGCGGCGGCGACGTCCCCGCAGGGGTCCTGGTTCGTGATCCGGTGGGTGATGGCGTCCGCGGTGGGCGGCCCGCTGCTGGTCGCCGCGCTCTCGCTGGCCGTCATCCACGACGCCGCCTCGGTGCTCACCCAGCTGCAGACCCCGCACGCGCTGCCCGCGTTCGGCGCGGTGCTGGCCGTGCACGCGGTCGGCGCCGTGATCGGTGTCGGCTCCCGCGTCGGCCCGCGGGTGGTGGCCGCCGCCCGGCTGCCCGGCTGGCTGCCCGACGCGGTGCGCGCCGCGGTCGCCGGTGTGCTGGCGCTGATCGGCCTGTCCGGGGTGGTGACCGCCGGGTCGATGGTCCTGCACTGGGCGACGATGAACGACCTCTACGGCATCACCGACTCGGTGTTCGGCCAGTTCAGCCTCACCCTGCTGTCGATGCTGTACATCCCCAACGTGCTGGTCGGCGCGGCCGCCGTCGCGGTCGGCTCCAGTGCCCACGTCGGCACCGCCGCGTTCAGCGCGTTCACCGTGTTCGGCGGCGACATCCCGGCGGTGCCGGTGCTGGCCGCCGCGCCGACGCCGCCGCTGGGCCCGGTGTGGGTGGCGCTGCTCATCATTGGGGCGGCCTCCGCGGTGGCGGTGGGCCAGCAGTGTGCGCGACGGCCGCTGCCGGTCGGGCCGGCGATGGCCAAGACCGTGACGGCTGCCGCGCTGGCCGCGGTGACGATGGCGGTGCTCGGCCACGCCGGCGGCGGGCGGCTCGGCAACTTCGGCGACGTCGGTGTCGACCAGGCCACCTTCGGGCCTGCGGTGTTCCTGTGGTTCGCCGGGATCGGCGCGCTGACCGTCGCGATGGCCGGGGGCATCACCCGCGGACCGCGCAAACCCAAGCCGGTCCGCGAACCCGAACCGGAACCGGAACCGGACACCGCGCCCGAACCCGTCGTCGTCGCCCCAGAGGTCGCCCCGGAGGCCGACCCGGGGCCAGAGCCAGAACCAGAGCCAGAACCAGAGCCAGAGCCAGAACCCGAGCCCGAGCCTGGGGCCGAACCCGAGGCTGAGACGCTCGTCACGCCGGAGCCGGATCCGCTGGACGATCCCGAGGATCACTTCATGGCGGACGACGACCGCCCGCCCGGCACCCACTAG
- a CDS encoding LLM class F420-dependent oxidoreductase yields the protein MDYGLVLFTSDRGITPAAAAKLADDHGFSTFYVPEHTHIPVKRQAAHPTTGDETLPDDRYMRTLDPWVSLGTAAAVTSRVRLSTAVALPVEHDPISLAKQIATLDHLSGGRVQLGVGFGWNTDELEDHKVPPGRRRTMLREYLEAMRALWTQEEASYDGEFVSFGPSWAWPKPVQPHIPVLVGAAGNEKNFKWIARSADGWITTPRDFVIDEPVKLLQDIWASAGREGAPKIVALDFKPDPEKLAHWAEIGVTEVLFGLPDKSADEVAAYVERLAGKLSALA from the coding sequence ATGGATTACGGGCTCGTTCTGTTCACCAGTGACCGCGGCATCACCCCGGCGGCGGCCGCCAAGCTCGCCGACGACCACGGGTTCTCCACGTTCTACGTGCCCGAGCACACCCACATCCCGGTCAAGCGGCAGGCCGCGCACCCCACCACCGGTGACGAGACACTGCCCGACGACCGCTACATGCGCACGCTGGATCCGTGGGTCAGCCTCGGCACCGCGGCGGCGGTGACGTCGCGGGTGCGGTTGTCAACAGCGGTCGCGCTGCCCGTCGAGCACGACCCGATCTCGCTGGCCAAGCAGATCGCGACACTGGACCACCTGTCCGGCGGCCGGGTGCAGCTCGGGGTGGGCTTCGGCTGGAACACCGACGAGCTCGAGGACCACAAAGTGCCGCCGGGCCGCAGGCGCACCATGCTGCGCGAGTACCTGGAGGCGATGCGCGCGCTGTGGACGCAGGAGGAGGCGTCCTACGACGGCGAGTTCGTCAGCTTCGGCCCGAGCTGGGCGTGGCCCAAGCCGGTGCAGCCGCACATCCCGGTGCTGGTCGGCGCCGCCGGTAACGAGAAGAACTTCAAGTGGATCGCGCGGTCGGCCGACGGCTGGATCACCACGCCGCGGGACTTCGTCATCGACGAACCGGTCAAGCTGCTGCAGGACATCTGGGCCTCGGCAGGCCGCGAGGGCGCCCCGAAGATCGTGGCGCTGGACTTCAAGCCCGATCCCGAGAAGCTGGCCCACTGGGCCGAAATCGGGGTCACCGAGGTGCTTTTCGGGCTGCCGGACAAGTCGGCCGACGAGGTCGCGGCGTACGTGGAGCGGCTGGCGGGCAAGCTCAGCGCGCTGGCCTGA
- the purH gene encoding bifunctional phosphoribosylaminoimidazolecarboxamide formyltransferase/IMP cyclohydrolase produces MSAKRSIQRALISVYDKTNLIELARGLHDAGVEIVSTGSTAKTIADKGIPVTPVEFVTGFPEILDGRVKTLHPRIHGGLLADSRNPAHVKALQAHDIAPFDLLVVNLYPFSETVASGASEDECVEQIDIGGPAMVRAAAKNHATVAVVVDPLGYDGVLAAVRSGGFTLEERKRLASLAFRHTAEYDVAVATWMGSTLAPEEDAPAALPQWVGATWKRTAVLRYGENPHQQAALYRNDAEWPGLAQAEQLHGKEMSYNNYTDADAAWRAAFDHEDICVAIIKHANPCGIAISSTSVADAHRKAHACDPLSAFGGVIAANTTVSVEMAETVADIFTEVIVAPAYEPGAVEVLSRKKNIRVLVASEPAVGGTEFRQVSGGLLVQQRDEFTAPGDDPANWTLATGEPADPATLADLKFAWRACRAVKSNAIVVAADGATVGVGMGQVNRVDAARLAVQRAGDRVRGAVAASDAFFPFPDGLEVLIEAGVKAVVHPGGSVRDEEVTAAAAKAGITLYLTGARHFAH; encoded by the coding sequence ATGAGTGCGAAACGGTCAATCCAGCGCGCCCTGATCAGCGTGTATGACAAGACCAACCTGATCGAGCTGGCCCGCGGCCTGCACGACGCCGGCGTCGAGATCGTCTCGACCGGGTCGACCGCGAAAACCATTGCCGACAAAGGCATCCCGGTCACCCCGGTGGAGTTCGTCACCGGCTTCCCGGAGATCCTCGACGGCCGGGTCAAGACGCTGCACCCGCGCATCCACGGCGGCCTGCTCGCCGACTCCCGCAACCCCGCGCACGTCAAGGCGCTGCAGGCCCACGACATCGCGCCGTTCGACCTGCTGGTGGTGAACCTCTACCCGTTCAGCGAGACCGTCGCCTCCGGGGCCAGCGAGGACGAGTGCGTCGAGCAGATCGACATCGGCGGCCCGGCCATGGTGCGCGCCGCCGCCAAGAACCACGCCACCGTCGCCGTCGTCGTCGACCCGCTGGGTTACGACGGGGTGCTCGCCGCGGTGCGCTCCGGCGGGTTCACGCTCGAGGAGCGCAAGCGGCTGGCGTCGCTGGCGTTCCGGCACACCGCCGAGTACGACGTGGCCGTCGCCACCTGGATGGGATCGACGCTGGCGCCCGAGGAGGACGCGCCCGCGGCGCTGCCGCAGTGGGTGGGCGCCACCTGGAAGCGCACCGCCGTGCTGCGCTACGGCGAGAACCCGCACCAGCAGGCCGCGCTGTACCGCAACGACGCCGAGTGGCCGGGCCTGGCGCAGGCCGAGCAGCTGCACGGCAAGGAGATGTCCTACAACAACTACACCGACGCCGACGCCGCCTGGCGGGCCGCGTTCGACCACGAGGACATCTGCGTGGCGATCATCAAGCACGCCAACCCGTGCGGCATCGCGATCTCGTCGACCTCGGTGGCCGACGCGCACCGCAAGGCCCACGCCTGCGACCCGCTGTCGGCGTTCGGCGGGGTGATCGCGGCGAACACCACCGTCAGCGTGGAGATGGCCGAGACCGTCGCCGACATCTTCACCGAGGTGATCGTCGCGCCGGCCTACGAGCCCGGCGCGGTGGAGGTGCTGAGCCGCAAGAAGAACATCCGGGTGCTGGTGGCCTCCGAGCCCGCGGTCGGCGGCACCGAGTTCCGCCAGGTCAGCGGCGGCCTGCTGGTGCAGCAGCGCGACGAGTTCACCGCCCCCGGCGACGACCCGGCCAACTGGACGCTGGCCACCGGCGAACCCGCCGACCCGGCGACGCTGGCGGACCTGAAGTTCGCGTGGCGGGCCTGCCGCGCGGTGAAGTCCAACGCGATCGTGGTGGCCGCCGACGGCGCCACCGTCGGCGTCGGCATGGGCCAGGTCAACCGCGTCGACGCCGCCCGGCTGGCCGTGCAGCGCGCCGGTGACCGGGTGCGCGGCGCCGTCGCCGCCTCCGATGCGTTCTTCCCGTTCCCCGACGGGCTGGAGGTGCTCATCGAGGCCGGGGTGAAGGCCGTCGTGCATCCGGGCGGATCGGTGCGCGACGAGGAGGTCACGGCGGCCGCCGCCAAGGCGGGCATCACGCTGTACCTCACCGGCGCCCGCCACTTCGCGCACTGA
- a CDS encoding DUF5336 domain-containing protein has translation MTYPSGNYPSGPSGSPGYPSAQQAQTNPFAAQSPQPAGDALVRLPLYLAAVVAALGIAVYLSSFFPLFTLEASDFPGLGSISGSSFGLVLAVLTSLLAGLLAGASLLPRQTISTAVYTVLAVGAFLFVIAEVINKPTGAAIDIGLYLIIAFSLFQAICAVAALLFESGVITPPAPRPRYEQQPYGPQYGAPGPYYGQPQGPGQHQVPGPQQRPGYGYGGYPGGPATGGFAPQQQGAQPGQQGQPGQQGQQSGPPTPPTGFPAYGQPPSGSAPGSAPSGSSPSSSAPTTQVPAQGSSSSQSGQSSS, from the coding sequence ATGACCTATCCCTCGGGGAACTACCCCTCAGGACCATCCGGTAGTCCCGGGTACCCGTCCGCACAGCAGGCGCAGACGAACCCGTTCGCCGCGCAGAGCCCGCAACCGGCCGGCGACGCCCTGGTCAGGCTGCCGCTGTACCTGGCGGCGGTGGTGGCGGCACTCGGCATCGCCGTGTACCTGTCGAGTTTCTTCCCGCTGTTCACGCTCGAGGCGTCGGACTTCCCGGGGCTCGGCAGCATCAGCGGCAGCTCGTTCGGGCTGGTGCTGGCGGTGCTGACGTCGCTGCTGGCGGGTCTGCTCGCCGGCGCCAGCCTGCTGCCGCGGCAGACCATCTCGACCGCCGTGTACACCGTGCTGGCGGTCGGGGCGTTCCTGTTCGTCATCGCCGAGGTGATCAACAAGCCCACCGGCGCGGCCATCGACATCGGGCTCTACCTGATCATCGCGTTCTCGCTGTTCCAGGCGATCTGCGCGGTGGCGGCGCTGCTGTTCGAGTCCGGCGTCATCACGCCGCCGGCGCCCCGGCCCCGCTACGAGCAGCAGCCCTACGGCCCGCAGTACGGCGCTCCCGGCCCGTACTACGGCCAGCCGCAGGGCCCCGGCCAGCACCAGGTGCCCGGTCCGCAGCAGCGGCCCGGCTACGGCTACGGCGGCTACCCGGGCGGCCCGGCGACCGGCGGTTTCGCGCCGCAGCAGCAGGGCGCCCAGCCCGGTCAGCAGGGGCAGCCCGGCCAGCAGGGTCAGCAGTCCGGACCGCCCACCCCGCCGACCGGCTTCCCGGCCTACGGCCAGCCGCCCTCGGGTTCGGCACCGGGTTCAGCCCCGTCAGGCTCGTCGCCCTCGAGCTCGGCGCCGACGACGCAGGTTCCGGCACAGGGCTCGTCTTCCTCGCAGTCGGGGCAGTCTTCGTCATAG
- the sfnG gene encoding dimethylsulfone monooxygenase SfnG: MTTERIADHIKFAYWVPNVSGGLVTSDIEQRTDWGYDYNVKLAQTAENNGFEYALSQVRYEASYGAEYQHESTSFSLALLLATQRLKVIAAVHPGLWQPGVLAKLGATVDHLSNGRFAVNVVSGWFKDEFIHLGEPWLEHDERYRRSAEFLQVLRKIWTEDDVDFRGDFYRIHDFTLKPKPIRTPDRPHPELFQGGNSTAARRNGGLYADWYFSNGKDFDGVTEQIVDVRDHARTVGREVKFGLNGFIIARDTEKEARDVLREIIEKANRPAVEGFRDAVQQAGNSTHDKKGMWADSTFEDLVQYNDGFRTQLIGTPEQIAERIAAYRKRGVDLILGGFLHFQEEIEYFGANVLPLVREIEESEQGSVGEPVLVSA, from the coding sequence ATGACCACCGAACGCATAGCCGACCACATCAAGTTCGCCTACTGGGTGCCCAACGTCAGCGGCGGCCTGGTCACCAGCGACATCGAGCAACGCACCGACTGGGGCTACGACTACAACGTCAAGCTCGCGCAGACCGCCGAGAACAACGGCTTCGAGTACGCGCTGAGCCAGGTGCGCTACGAGGCCAGCTACGGCGCCGAGTACCAGCACGAGTCGACCAGCTTCAGCCTGGCGCTGTTGCTGGCCACCCAGCGGCTGAAGGTGATCGCCGCGGTGCATCCGGGGCTGTGGCAGCCGGGCGTGCTGGCCAAGCTGGGCGCCACCGTCGACCACCTGTCCAACGGGCGCTTCGCGGTCAACGTGGTCAGCGGCTGGTTCAAGGACGAGTTCATCCACCTCGGCGAGCCGTGGCTCGAGCACGACGAGCGCTACCGCCGCAGCGCGGAGTTCCTGCAGGTCCTGCGCAAGATCTGGACCGAGGACGACGTCGACTTCCGCGGCGACTTCTACCGCATCCACGACTTCACGCTGAAGCCCAAGCCGATCCGCACCCCGGACCGTCCGCACCCCGAGCTGTTCCAGGGCGGCAACTCCACCGCGGCGCGCCGCAACGGCGGTCTGTACGCCGACTGGTACTTCTCCAACGGCAAGGACTTCGACGGGGTCACCGAGCAGATCGTCGACGTGCGCGACCACGCCCGCACCGTCGGCCGCGAGGTCAAGTTCGGCCTCAACGGGTTCATCATCGCCCGCGACACCGAAAAAGAAGCGCGCGACGTGCTGCGGGAGATCATCGAGAAGGCCAACCGCCCCGCGGTGGAGGGGTTCCGCGACGCCGTCCAGCAGGCCGGCAACTCCACCCACGACAAGAAGGGCATGTGGGCCGATTCCACGTTCGAGGATCTGGTCCAGTACAACGACGGCTTCCGCACCCAGCTGATCGGCACGCCCGAACAGATCGCCGAACGTATCGCGGCCTACCGCAAACGCGGCGTCGATCTGATCCTCGGCGGCTTCCTGCACTTCCAGGAGGAGATCGAGTACTTCGGCGCCAACGTGCTGCCCCTGGTCCGCGAAATCGAGGAGTCCGAACAGGGTTCGGTCGGCGAGCCCGTGCTGGTCTCGGCCTGA
- the sucD gene encoding succinate--CoA ligase subunit alpha has product MSIFLNKDSKVIVQGITGGEGTKHTALMLKAGTQVVGGVNARKAGTTVAHKDKDGNDVELPVFGTVKEAIEKTGADVSIAFVPPAFAKDAIIEAIDAEIPLLVVITEGIPVQDTAYAWAYNVEKGQKTRIIGPNCPGIITPGESLVGITPANITGKGPIGLVSKSGTLTYQMMYELRDFGFSTAIGIGGDPVIGTTHIDAIEAFEKDPETKVIVMIGEIGGDAEERAADYIKANVTKPVVGYVAGFTAPEGKTMGHAGAIVSGSSGTAQAKKEALEAAGVKVGKTPSETARLAREILQSL; this is encoded by the coding sequence ATGTCGATCTTTCTGAACAAGGACTCCAAGGTCATCGTCCAGGGCATCACCGGCGGTGAGGGCACCAAGCACACCGCGCTGATGCTCAAGGCCGGCACCCAGGTCGTCGGCGGCGTGAACGCGCGCAAGGCGGGCACCACCGTCGCGCATAAGGACAAGGACGGCAACGACGTCGAGCTGCCGGTGTTCGGCACCGTCAAGGAGGCCATCGAGAAGACCGGTGCGGACGTGTCGATCGCGTTCGTGCCGCCGGCCTTCGCCAAGGACGCCATCATCGAGGCCATCGACGCCGAGATCCCGCTGCTGGTGGTCATCACCGAGGGCATCCCGGTGCAGGACACCGCGTACGCGTGGGCCTACAACGTCGAGAAGGGGCAGAAGACCCGGATCATCGGCCCCAACTGCCCCGGCATCATCACCCCGGGTGAGTCGCTGGTCGGCATCACCCCGGCCAACATCACCGGCAAGGGCCCGATCGGCCTGGTGTCGAAGTCCGGCACGCTGACCTACCAGATGATGTACGAGCTGCGTGACTTCGGCTTCTCGACCGCCATCGGCATCGGCGGCGACCCGGTCATCGGCACCACCCACATCGACGCCATCGAGGCGTTCGAGAAGGACCCGGAGACCAAGGTCATCGTGATGATCGGCGAGATCGGTGGCGACGCCGAGGAGCGCGCGGCCGACTACATCAAGGCCAACGTCACCAAGCCGGTCGTCGGCTACGTCGCGGGCTTCACCGCCCCCGAGGGCAAGACGATGGGCCACGCCGGCGCGATCGTGTCCGGGTCGTCGGGCACCGCGCAGGCCAAGAAGGAGGCCCTGGAGGCCGCCGGTGTGAAGGTCGGCAAGACGCCGTCGGAGACCGCACGCCTGGCTCGCGAGATCCTGCAGAGCCTGTAG
- the sucC gene encoding ADP-forming succinate--CoA ligase subunit beta, producing MDLFEYQAKELFAKHNVPTTPGRVTDTAEDAKAIAEEIGKPVMVKAQVKTGGRGKAGGVKYAATPDDAFTHAQNILGLDIKGHIVKKLLVSEASDIAEEYYISFLLDRANRTYLAMCSVEGGMEIEEVAATKPDRLAKVPVDATKGVDVAFAREIAKKGHLPEEVLDSAAVTIAKLWEVFVKEDATLVEVNPLVRTPDDQILALDGKVTLDGNADFRHPEHAEFEDRDATDPLELKAKEHDLNYVKLDGQVGIIGNGAGLVMSTLDVVAYAGEKHGGVKPANFLDIGGGASAEVMAAGLDVILGDSQVKSVFVNVFGGITACDAVANGIVKALQILGDEANKPLVVRLDGNNVEEGRRILAEANHPLVIQAETMDAGADKAAELANK from the coding sequence ATGGATCTCTTCGAATATCAGGCGAAAGAGCTCTTCGCCAAGCACAACGTGCCCACCACCCCCGGTCGGGTCACCGACACCGCCGAGGACGCCAAGGCGATCGCCGAGGAGATCGGCAAGCCGGTGATGGTCAAGGCGCAGGTGAAGACGGGCGGCCGCGGTAAGGCCGGCGGCGTCAAGTACGCGGCCACGCCCGACGACGCGTTCACCCACGCGCAGAACATCCTCGGCCTCGACATCAAGGGCCACATCGTCAAGAAGCTGCTGGTGTCCGAGGCCAGCGACATCGCGGAGGAGTACTACATCTCCTTCCTGCTCGATCGCGCCAACCGCACCTACCTGGCCATGTGCTCGGTCGAGGGCGGCATGGAGATCGAGGAGGTCGCCGCGACCAAGCCCGACCGGCTGGCCAAGGTGCCCGTCGACGCCACCAAGGGTGTCGACGTCGCGTTCGCCCGCGAGATCGCCAAGAAGGGCCACCTGCCCGAGGAGGTGCTCGACTCGGCGGCGGTGACCATCGCCAAGCTGTGGGAGGTCTTCGTCAAGGAGGACGCCACGCTGGTCGAGGTCAACCCGCTGGTGCGCACCCCGGACGACCAGATCCTGGCGCTGGACGGCAAGGTCACCCTGGACGGCAACGCCGACTTCCGGCATCCGGAGCACGCCGAGTTCGAGGACCGCGACGCCACCGATCCGCTGGAGCTCAAGGCCAAGGAGCACGACCTCAACTACGTCAAGCTCGACGGTCAGGTCGGCATCATCGGTAACGGCGCCGGCCTGGTCATGTCGACGCTGGACGTGGTCGCCTACGCCGGTGAGAAGCACGGCGGCGTGAAGCCGGCCAACTTCCTCGACATCGGCGGCGGCGCGTCGGCCGAGGTGATGGCCGCGGGTCTGGACGTCATCCTGGGCGACAGCCAGGTCAAGAGCGTGTTCGTCAACGTGTTCGGCGGCATCACCGCGTGCGACGCGGTGGCCAACGGCATCGTCAAGGCGCTGCAGATCCTCGGCGACGAGGCGAACAAGCCGCTGGTGGTCCGGCTCGACGGCAACAACGTCGAGGAGGGTCGCCGGATTCTCGCCGAGGCCAACCACCCGCTGGTGATCCAGGCCGAGACCATGGACGCCGGTGCCGACAAGGCCGCCGAGCTGGCCAACAAGTAG